The following proteins come from a genomic window of Rhodohalobacter sp. 614A:
- a CDS encoding LacI family DNA-binding transcriptional regulator, with amino-acid sequence MKKKTTIYDIAEELGVTASTVSRALNDHPNVKDSTKKLVMEKAKKMNYQPNSIAAALRNGKSNTIGVIVPNMDRNFFASVVRGIENVVSDTGYNIIICQSNDSLEKERANINTLLEAQVDGILASYAKETTDFSHYEEVIKRDVPLILFDRVNDSLGVGAVIIDDYLGAFKATEHLIKQGCRRIVHLSGPTNISIYKERRRGYEEALQKYDIPVDENLIIYSDLKLEDGYSIGKELLKLDPLPDAIFSASDFSAVGAMEVLKNAGIAIPEQVAIVGFSNEQFTSFVEPGLTSVDQRSIQMGSFTAKLFLDSIDKKSSTSLPPKIVLNPDLIVRKSSLKQK; translated from the coding sequence ATGAAAAAGAAAACAACTATTTATGATATTGCAGAAGAGCTTGGAGTAACTGCATCTACCGTTTCCCGCGCTTTAAATGACCATCCCAATGTAAAAGACTCCACAAAAAAGCTGGTGATGGAAAAAGCGAAAAAAATGAATTACCAGCCAAATAGTATTGCGGCTGCTTTACGAAATGGAAAAAGCAATACAATCGGGGTAATAGTCCCCAATATGGATCGAAACTTTTTTGCCTCTGTAGTTCGGGGTATTGAGAATGTTGTTAGTGATACAGGGTACAATATCATCATCTGCCAGTCTAATGATTCACTTGAGAAGGAACGAGCCAATATCAATACACTGCTGGAAGCGCAAGTAGATGGGATTTTAGCTTCTTATGCAAAAGAAACGACCGACTTTTCCCATTATGAAGAAGTTATAAAACGGGATGTACCTCTTATTCTTTTTGACCGTGTGAATGATTCCTTAGGCGTTGGTGCGGTTATTATTGATGATTACCTGGGGGCCTTTAAAGCCACCGAACATCTTATTAAACAGGGATGCAGAAGAATTGTACATCTTTCAGGTCCCACCAATATTAGCATTTATAAAGAACGCCGCAGAGGATATGAAGAAGCATTGCAAAAATACGATATCCCGGTAGACGAAAATCTGATTATATATAGCGATCTCAAATTAGAAGACGGTTATTCGATTGGGAAAGAGCTTTTGAAATTGGATCCTCTGCCCGATGCCATTTTTTCTGCCAGTGATTTTTCTGCTGTCGGAGCGATGGAAGTTTTAAAAAATGCCGGGATTGCGATACCTGAACAAGTAGCAATTGTTGGCTTCAGTAATGAACAATTCACTTCATTTGTAGAACCCGGACTGACTTCGGTTGACCAGCGCAGTATTCAGATGGGGTCTTTTACTGCAAAATTATTTTTGGACTCGATTGATAAAAAAAGTTCCACTTCATTACCTCCTAAAATCGTACTTAATCCGGATTTAATTGTGCGAAAATCTTCTTTGAAGCAAAAGTAG
- a CDS encoding DUF4861 domain-containing protein has translation MKKRSFVIYSVLFASFLAFIGCSQQDTTTLMVTNTSELDRTDAPVSITREKLVQKTGEIPSGKIPLFIFDDGTPIPQQQDDLDGDGEWDEIAFVIDIPAQSQTPLSVTYVSPDEIPSFTARTNVRMGVLRDSAVVAVDRLTLDADELPVQLKFQMDGPAWENDKIGFRHYIDGRNARDFFGKKSPEMALDTVGISSEGLVQDTYHVMRDWGRDILSVGNSLGAGGLAILHNDEPIRLGITFDDERNNIETTTYRLIKKGPVRSIFELKYEDWHVGDQSYDLTNTVTIWAGQHWFKNDIIFHSPQPSDTLIVGLVNSNNDEPLLPTDPIEGLVPIATHDQQNYDRDQYLGLALLLPESNYIEYVTAPDIGTGITTSFNALLEVKNETSISFYTLGAWELADSNFTDRNYFQQFLTTNARKISNPVSLE, from the coding sequence ATGAAAAAACGTAGTTTTGTAATTTACTCTGTTCTTTTCGCAAGTTTTCTGGCATTCATCGGATGCTCGCAACAGGACACAACCACACTAATGGTAACAAACACCTCTGAGTTGGACAGAACCGATGCGCCGGTTTCAATTACCAGGGAAAAATTGGTTCAAAAAACAGGTGAGATTCCTTCGGGAAAAATTCCACTGTTTATTTTTGATGATGGAACGCCCATTCCCCAACAACAGGATGATCTGGATGGTGACGGAGAGTGGGATGAAATTGCATTTGTGATAGATATTCCCGCCCAATCTCAAACTCCTCTTTCAGTTACCTACGTTTCGCCAGACGAAATTCCATCTTTCACCGCCCGTACCAATGTTCGCATGGGCGTTCTGCGAGACAGTGCGGTTGTTGCCGTAGATCGTTTAACCCTGGATGCTGATGAATTACCCGTTCAATTAAAATTTCAGATGGATGGCCCGGCCTGGGAAAATGATAAGATTGGATTTCGTCATTATATTGACGGTCGAAATGCGAGAGACTTTTTTGGTAAAAAAAGTCCTGAAATGGCTCTCGATACCGTTGGAATATCCAGCGAAGGCTTGGTGCAAGATACCTATCATGTAATGAGAGATTGGGGTCGCGACATTCTCAGTGTAGGAAATTCACTGGGTGCAGGCGGACTCGCCATTCTTCACAACGATGAACCAATTCGTCTTGGCATTACCTTTGATGATGAACGAAATAATATTGAGACAACCACGTACCGGCTCATCAAAAAAGGTCCGGTTCGATCCATTTTTGAATTGAAGTACGAAGACTGGCATGTAGGCGATCAATCGTATGACCTAACCAATACGGTTACCATTTGGGCCGGCCAACATTGGTTCAAAAACGATATCATATTTCATAGCCCTCAGCCTTCAGACACTCTGATTGTGGGCCTGGTTAATAGTAATAACGATGAGCCATTGCTCCCTACTGATCCTATTGAAGGCCTGGTGCCCATTGCCACCCACGATCAACAAAATTATGACCGGGATCAATATTTAGGACTGGCCCTTCTTTTGCCCGAAAGCAACTATATTGAGTATGTTACAGCGCCGGATATCGGGACCGGCATTACTACCAGTTTCAATGCATTATTAGAAGTAAAGAACGAAACTTCAATCAGCTTTTATACGTTGGGAGCCTGGGAATTAGCTGACTCCAACTTTACGGATCGCAACTATTTCCAGCAATTTTTAACTACGAATGCCCGGAAAATTTCAAATCCGGTGAGTTTGGAATAA
- a CDS encoding gluconate 5-dehydrogenase — MNNLFNLEGKRALITGATHGLGMAMAKGLGDAGAELIINGTTPSRMEKALDEYKSEGYNIHGFIFDVTQEEKAEEYVDKIEQSIGPIDILVNNAGIIKRTPLKDMKVEDYRKVVDVDLVGPFIMAQKVGNYMIKRKSGKIINICSMMTELGRDTVGAYAAAKGGLKMLTKNLAIEWAKYNIQVNGIGPGYFATSQTEPIRKDGNPLHEFIKSRTPAGKWGDPSDLAGSAVFLASKASDFINGHILYVDGGILATIGKPAGED; from the coding sequence ATGAATAATTTATTTAATCTGGAAGGAAAACGTGCACTGATTACGGGGGCAACCCATGGCCTGGGAATGGCAATGGCTAAAGGATTGGGTGACGCCGGTGCCGAATTAATTATCAACGGCACCACGCCATCCCGCATGGAGAAAGCCCTTGACGAATATAAATCTGAAGGCTACAACATCCACGGTTTTATATTCGATGTTACCCAGGAAGAAAAAGCCGAAGAATATGTCGACAAAATTGAGCAGTCCATTGGCCCGATAGATATCCTCGTCAACAATGCAGGAATTATTAAGCGTACTCCACTTAAAGACATGAAAGTTGAGGATTATCGCAAAGTTGTGGATGTAGATCTGGTGGGGCCATTTATTATGGCTCAAAAAGTCGGCAATTATATGATTAAGCGAAAAAGTGGAAAAATCATCAATATTTGTTCGATGATGACGGAGCTTGGCCGCGATACGGTGGGCGCTTATGCAGCAGCAAAAGGAGGTCTTAAAATGCTCACAAAAAATCTGGCTATAGAGTGGGCAAAATATAATATCCAGGTGAATGGAATTGGTCCCGGATATTTTGCGACCTCTCAAACCGAACCGATCCGCAAGGACGGAAATCCGCTTCATGAATTTATAAAAAGCCGGACTCCGGCAGGAAAATGGGGCGACCCTTCCGATTTAGCAGGATCAGCCGTTTTTCTTGCATCGAAAGCCAGTGATTTTATCAATGGGCATATTTTATATGTAGATGGAGGCATTCTTGCCACGATCGGCAAACCCGCTGGCGAAGATTAA
- the kduI gene encoding 5-dehydro-4-deoxy-D-glucuronate isomerase → MPVNYTVRYATHPEAFKSYDTQRLREEFLIEDLFNPDTLNLIYSHYDRYIVGGVQPVNDSVQLETIDPLKSEHFLDRRELGVINVGGTGTITADGTTYTLKNSEAIYVGRGTKEVTFASDGDEPALFYINSAPAHLENPTKHVTLDEAETVELGSLEESNHRVINKLLVSSVVDTCQLQMGMTILKEGSVWNTMPAHVHDRRMEAYFYFDLPEDQVVSHFIGQPDESRHIFMKNNQAVLSPPWSIHCGAGTSSYSFIWGMAGENLDYGDMDTVDPTDMK, encoded by the coding sequence ATGCCAGTAAACTACACCGTAAGATATGCTACCCATCCTGAAGCTTTTAAATCTTACGACACCCAACGCCTTCGGGAAGAATTTTTAATTGAAGATCTTTTTAATCCAGATACTTTAAATCTAATCTACAGCCACTACGACCGCTATATTGTTGGAGGAGTTCAACCCGTCAACGATTCAGTTCAACTGGAAACCATAGATCCTTTGAAATCAGAACATTTTCTGGATCGAAGAGAATTGGGGGTGATAAATGTAGGAGGAACAGGCACCATAACCGCTGACGGAACCACCTATACTTTAAAAAATAGCGAAGCCATTTATGTAGGCCGTGGCACAAAAGAAGTAACATTTGCCAGTGATGGGGACGAACCTGCTTTATTTTATATTAACTCGGCGCCGGCGCATCTCGAAAATCCTACCAAACATGTAACCCTTGATGAAGCTGAAACAGTTGAACTGGGTTCTCTGGAAGAATCGAATCACCGGGTAATCAATAAACTGCTTGTGAGCAGTGTGGTCGATACGTGTCAGCTGCAAATGGGAATGACCATTTTGAAAGAAGGAAGTGTTTGGAACACCATGCCTGCGCATGTGCACGATCGAAGAATGGAAGCTTATTTCTATTTCGATCTGCCGGAAGATCAGGTTGTATCTCATTTCATAGGACAACCTGATGAAAGCCGTCATATTTTTATGAAAAATAATCAGGCGGTACTCTCTCCCCCATGGTCTATTCATTGTGGCGCAGGTACCAGTAGTTACTCATTTATTTGGGGAATGGCCGGAGAAAATCTTGATTATGGAGATATGGATACTGTTGATCCAACCGACATGAAATAG
- a CDS encoding RNA polymerase sigma factor: MNMEKNPVHVDQSIRDNQWVYKIQNGDENGFEELYRFYYPRLMRLACKYNSSKTTAEDLVHNVFHNVWKNRSHIKNNGKLRAYLYTAVRNQSIKHSNRKKRERYAYTRVDEMSFLESKEVNPLEHIGGKEFERAVEKAIQELPEKRREVFLMSREANLTYREIAEILNISIKTVETQMSRSLKFLRLELAQYLPERNRRNEFSYCT; this comes from the coding sequence ATGAACATGGAAAAGAATCCGGTACATGTAGATCAATCTATCAGGGACAATCAATGGGTGTATAAAATTCAAAACGGTGATGAAAATGGTTTTGAAGAACTATACAGGTTCTATTATCCAAGGTTAATGCGATTGGCATGCAAGTATAATAGCTCGAAAACTACGGCGGAAGATTTGGTGCATAACGTTTTTCACAATGTTTGGAAAAACAGATCCCATATTAAAAACAATGGCAAACTTCGGGCATATCTGTATACAGCGGTTAGAAATCAATCCATAAAACATTCCAACAGAAAGAAACGGGAAAGGTATGCGTACACCAGGGTTGATGAAATGTCTTTTTTGGAAAGCAAAGAAGTGAACCCGCTGGAACACATTGGAGGCAAGGAGTTTGAACGGGCTGTAGAGAAGGCTATTCAGGAGTTACCGGAGAAACGGCGCGAGGTTTTTTTAATGAGCAGGGAAGCCAATCTAACGTACCGCGAAATTGCGGAGATATTAAATATTTCAATCAAGACAGTTGAAACACAGATGAGTCGGTCGTTGAAGTTTTTACGGCTTGAATTGGCTCAATATTTACCGGAAAGAAACCGTCGGAATGAGTTTAGTTATTGCACGTAA